A window from Sphingopyxis alaskensis RB2256 encodes these proteins:
- the ccoG gene encoding cytochrome c oxidase accessory protein CcoG produces MASAEDLSGARAPLYAARRGVYPKAVSGPFRRFKWAIMGVTLAIYYGTPWMRWDRGPYAPDQAVLVDLANRRFYMFQIEIWPHEFYYVAGLLIMAGIGLFLVTSAVGRAWCGYACPQTVWTDLFQHVDRLVDGDRNAQVRLANGPWSFEKISKRTIKYLIYLTIAFWTGGAWIMYFADAPTLTHDFWTGQAAPIAYGTVAVLTATTFILGGFLREQVCIYMCPWPRIQTAMMDEKSLLVTYKDWRGEPRGSVKKAMAHPGAFGDCIDCNQCVAVCPTGIDIREGPQIGCITCALCIDACDGVMAQVGRPRGLIDYCTLDDAAAEKAGGQARPALRTLLRPRTLIYLGVWSAIGAAMLFSLGQRTRLDLAVQHERSPLHVQLSDGHVRNNYTLKLRNMETRPRRVAVSVSGLADAVLWTEGGTREGAGRTVSLTLAPDSVTRVRLFIAAPGTGPARQDFTISTRGLDGDPRGDSDIIQFDRPGSGQ; encoded by the coding sequence ATGGCCAGCGCTGAAGATCTGTCCGGCGCTCGCGCACCACTTTATGCGGCGCGGCGGGGCGTTTACCCGAAAGCGGTGAGCGGTCCCTTCCGCCGCTTCAAATGGGCGATCATGGGGGTCACGCTGGCGATCTATTACGGCACGCCGTGGATGCGCTGGGACCGCGGGCCCTATGCCCCCGACCAGGCGGTGCTCGTCGACCTCGCCAACCGGCGCTTCTATATGTTCCAGATCGAAATCTGGCCGCACGAGTTTTATTATGTCGCGGGCCTGCTGATCATGGCGGGGATCGGATTGTTCCTCGTCACCAGCGCGGTCGGGCGCGCCTGGTGCGGCTATGCCTGCCCGCAGACGGTGTGGACCGACCTGTTCCAGCATGTCGACCGGCTGGTCGACGGCGACCGCAATGCGCAAGTCCGCCTGGCCAATGGTCCATGGAGCTTTGAAAAGATTTCAAAGCGGACGATCAAATATCTGATCTATCTGACCATCGCTTTCTGGACCGGCGGCGCGTGGATCATGTATTTCGCCGACGCGCCGACGCTGACCCATGATTTCTGGACGGGGCAGGCGGCGCCGATCGCCTATGGAACGGTCGCGGTTCTGACCGCGACCACCTTCATCCTCGGGGGCTTCCTGCGCGAGCAGGTGTGCATCTATATGTGCCCCTGGCCGCGCATCCAGACCGCGATGATGGACGAAAAATCGCTGCTGGTGACGTACAAGGACTGGCGCGGCGAACCGCGGGGCAGCGTCAAGAAGGCGATGGCGCATCCCGGTGCGTTCGGCGACTGCATCGACTGCAACCAGTGCGTCGCGGTGTGCCCGACCGGCATAGACATCCGCGAAGGGCCGCAGATCGGCTGCATCACCTGTGCGCTGTGCATCGACGCGTGCGACGGCGTGATGGCGCAGGTCGGGCGGCCGCGCGGGCTGATCGACTATTGCACGCTCGACGATGCCGCGGCCGAAAAGGCGGGCGGGCAGGCGCGGCCGGCGTTGCGGACACTGCTCCGCCCCCGCACGCTGATCTACCTCGGCGTATGGAGCGCGATCGGTGCGGCGATGCTCTTTTCGCTGGGGCAGCGCACGCGGCTCGACCTCGCCGTCCAGCATGAGCGCAGCCCGCTCCATGTCCAGCTTTCGGATGGGCATGTCCGCAACAACTACACGCTGAAGCTGCGCAACATGGAAACGCGACCACGCCGGGTCGCGGTGTCGGTGAGCGGGCTGGCCGACGCGGTGCTGTGGACCGAAGGCGGCACGCGCGAGGGCGCCGGCCGCACCGTTTCGCTGACCCTCGCCCCCGACAGCGTGACGCGGGTGCGGTTGTTCATCGCGGCGCCCGGCACCGGCCCGGCCCGGCAGGATTTCACGATCAGCACGCGCGGCCTCGACGGCGATCCGCGCGGCGACAGCGACATCATCCAGT
- the ccoP gene encoding cytochrome-c oxidase, cbb3-type subunit III, with product MAENKRIDEATGTRTVGHEWDGIEELDTPMPRWWLWTFYATIVWGLAYVILYPAWPMVDSATEGLLGWTSRGELQKEMAADAARRAPVMSAIAATPLAALPGKPELMQAAVQGGASAFRVHCVQCHGAGGGGVQNLYPSLTDDDWLWGGDLAAIEYTVTHGIRNPDHQPTRTSLMPAFGRDGILDAQQVADVVSHVRTISGQERASASSARGAALFEANCAVCHGAEGEGDRAVGAPKLTDAIWLYGGDRASLTASVNQPRNGVMPRWGGRIDPVTIKMLSAYVYSLGGGEKGLVPATGGQGTDGQR from the coding sequence ATGGCTGAGAACAAGCGCATCGACGAAGCGACCGGCACGCGCACGGTCGGCCACGAATGGGACGGGATCGAGGAACTCGACACGCCGATGCCGCGCTGGTGGCTGTGGACCTTTTACGCCACGATTGTCTGGGGGCTGGCCTATGTCATCCTCTATCCGGCCTGGCCGATGGTCGACAGCGCGACGGAGGGCTTGCTCGGCTGGACGAGCCGCGGCGAGTTGCAGAAGGAAATGGCAGCCGATGCGGCGCGCCGCGCGCCGGTGATGTCGGCGATCGCCGCAACCCCTCTCGCCGCTCTGCCCGGAAAACCTGAACTGATGCAGGCGGCCGTGCAGGGTGGCGCTTCGGCGTTCCGCGTCCACTGCGTCCAGTGTCACGGCGCGGGCGGCGGCGGGGTTCAAAACCTCTATCCCAGCCTGACCGATGACGACTGGTTGTGGGGCGGCGACCTTGCCGCGATCGAATATACGGTCACGCATGGCATCCGGAATCCCGATCACCAGCCGACGCGCACGAGCCTGATGCCCGCATTCGGCCGCGATGGCATACTGGATGCACAGCAGGTCGCCGATGTCGTCAGCCACGTCCGCACGATCAGCGGGCAGGAGCGCGCGAGCGCCTCCTCGGCGCGCGGCGCAGCCCTGTTCGAGGCGAATTGCGCCGTCTGTCACGGCGCGGAAGGCGAAGGCGACCGCGCGGTCGGCGCGCCGAAACTGACCGATGCGATCTGGCTCTACGGCGGCGACCGCGCCAGCCTGACCGCGAGCGTGAACCAGCCGCGCAACGGCGTCATGCCGCGCTGGGGCGGCCGGATCGACCCGGTGACGATCAAGATGCTGTCCGCCTATGTCTATTCGCTCGGTGGCGGCGAAAAGGGGCTTGTTCCTGCCACCGGCGGGCAGGGAACCGATGGCCAGCGCTGA
- a CDS encoding cbb3-type cytochrome c oxidase subunit 3, with translation MNYDDLRHFADSWGLLAMALLFLFLVAWPFRRGARRRNEDAAKLIFKDDEHG, from the coding sequence ATGAACTATGATGATCTCAGGCATTTCGCCGACAGCTGGGGCCTGCTCGCCATGGCGCTGCTGTTCCTCTTCCTTGTCGCCTGGCCGTTCCGCAGGGGTGCGCGCCGCCGCAACGAGGACGCCGCGAAGCTGATCTTCAAGGACGACGAACATGGCTGA
- the ccoO gene encoding cytochrome-c oxidase, cbb3-type subunit II yields the protein MATQPAEKRLSHKKIERNVTLLGALALFTVAIGGIVEIAPLFWIDNTIEKVEGMRPYTPLELAGRNIYMREGCYTCHSQMIRPFRDEVERYGHYSLAAESMYDHPFQWGSKRTGPDLARVGGRYSDEWHKAHLVDPRSVVPESIMPPYAFLAERDLEAGNMANDLTALYRVGVPYTKADIERANDDIRAQADPEAGAGDLQQRYPKAQVRDFDGDPARVTEMDALIAYLQMLGTLVDVERAAPQERAGETEAGR from the coding sequence ATGGCCACCCAACCCGCCGAAAAGCGCCTCAGCCACAAGAAGATCGAGCGCAACGTGACGCTGCTCGGCGCGCTCGCCCTGTTCACCGTCGCGATCGGCGGCATCGTCGAGATCGCGCCGCTCTTCTGGATCGACAATACGATCGAGAAGGTCGAGGGGATGCGCCCCTATACCCCGCTCGAACTCGCGGGGCGCAACATCTATATGCGCGAGGGCTGCTACACCTGCCACAGCCAGATGATCCGGCCGTTCCGCGACGAGGTCGAACGCTATGGCCATTACAGCCTGGCCGCCGAAAGCATGTACGACCACCCGTTCCAGTGGGGGTCGAAGCGCACCGGACCCGACCTTGCGCGCGTCGGCGGCCGTTACTCGGACGAATGGCACAAGGCGCATCTGGTCGATCCGCGCAGCGTCGTGCCCGAATCGATCATGCCTCCCTACGCCTTTCTGGCCGAGCGTGATCTTGAGGCCGGAAACATGGCGAACGACCTGACCGCGCTCTATCGCGTCGGCGTCCCCTATACCAAGGCCGATATCGAAAGGGCGAACGACGACATCCGGGCGCAGGCCGACCCCGAGGCCGGAGCCGGTGACCTTCAGCAACGCTATCCGAAGGCGCAGGTGCGCGATTTCGACGGCGACCCCGCGCGCGTGACCGAAATGGATGCGCTCATCGCCTACCTCCAGATGCTCGGCACGCTCGTCGACGTCGAAAGGGCCGCGCCGCAGGAACGCGCCGGTGAAACGGAGGCGGGGCGATGA
- the ccoN gene encoding cytochrome-c oxidase, cbb3-type subunit I — MDGVVMKAGGWLALALFALVMAALAVDAPFAVHMMIVAAACLAGLWVTISRADYGAIARGLLKMPVDQGVYDDDPVRWGVIATLFWGMAGMAAGLFIALQLAFPALNLNLEYTTFGRLRPLHTSAVIFAFGGNALIATSFYVVQRTCRARLAFPNLARFVFWGYQLFIVLAATGYLMGVTAAKEYAEPEWYVDLWLTVVWVAYLAVFVGTIVKRREPHIYVANWFYLSFIVTIAMLHIVNNLSMPASLFGSKSYAAFAGVQDALTQWWYGHNAVGFFLTAGFLAMMYYFVPKQAERPVYSYRLSIIHFWSLIFLYIWAGPHHLHYTALPDWAQTLGMVFSVILWMPSWGGMINGLMTLNGAWDKIRTDPIIRMMVMALAFYGMSTFEGPMMSIKWVNSMSHYTDWTIGHVHSGALGWNGMITFACVYYLVPRLWGRPRLYSLRMVNWHFWLATVGIVFYAASMWVAGIMQGLMWREYGADGYLVYSFAESVAAMHPMYLIRAAGGAMYLAGFVIMIVNVWATLAGRVRAEKPMTETPYSAAADRPLAPVPAE; from the coding sequence ATGGACGGTGTGGTGATGAAGGCGGGCGGCTGGCTGGCGCTGGCGCTGTTCGCACTGGTCATGGCGGCGCTGGCGGTCGATGCGCCGTTCGCCGTGCATATGATGATCGTCGCGGCCGCCTGTCTGGCGGGGCTCTGGGTTACGATTTCACGGGCGGACTATGGCGCCATCGCGCGCGGCCTGTTGAAGATGCCCGTCGATCAAGGCGTCTATGACGACGATCCGGTGCGCTGGGGTGTCATCGCGACGCTGTTCTGGGGCATGGCGGGAATGGCCGCGGGGCTGTTCATCGCGCTCCAGCTCGCCTTTCCCGCGCTTAACCTCAATCTCGAATATACGACCTTCGGGCGGCTGCGCCCGCTCCACACCTCGGCGGTGATCTTTGCGTTCGGCGGCAATGCGCTGATCGCGACGAGCTTTTACGTCGTTCAGCGCACCTGCCGCGCGCGGCTCGCCTTTCCGAACCTCGCGCGCTTTGTCTTCTGGGGCTATCAGCTCTTCATCGTCCTCGCCGCCACCGGCTATCTGATGGGGGTCACCGCGGCGAAGGAATATGCCGAACCCGAATGGTATGTCGACCTTTGGCTCACCGTCGTCTGGGTCGCTTACCTGGCCGTTTTCGTGGGCACGATCGTCAAGCGCCGCGAACCGCACATCTATGTCGCGAACTGGTTCTACCTCAGCTTCATCGTCACCATCGCGATGCTGCACATCGTCAACAATCTGTCGATGCCCGCCAGCCTCTTCGGCTCGAAGAGCTATGCCGCCTTCGCCGGAGTACAGGATGCGCTGACCCAGTGGTGGTACGGGCATAATGCGGTCGGTTTCTTCCTGACCGCGGGCTTCCTCGCGATGATGTATTATTTCGTGCCGAAGCAGGCCGAACGACCGGTCTATTCCTACCGCCTGTCGATCATCCACTTCTGGTCGCTCATCTTCCTCTATATCTGGGCGGGGCCGCACCACCTGCATTACACCGCGCTGCCCGACTGGGCGCAGACGCTCGGCATGGTCTTTTCGGTGATCCTGTGGATGCCGAGCTGGGGCGGGATGATCAACGGGCTGATGACGCTCAACGGCGCGTGGGACAAGATCCGCACCGACCCGATCATCCGCATGATGGTGATGGCGCTCGCCTTCTACGGCATGAGCACCTTCGAAGGCCCGATGATGTCGATCAAATGGGTCAATTCGATGTCGCACTACACCGACTGGACGATCGGCCATGTCCATTCGGGCGCGCTCGGCTGGAACGGCATGATCACCTTTGCCTGCGTCTATTATCTGGTGCCGCGCCTGTGGGGTCGTCCGCGGCTTTACAGCCTGCGCATGGTCAACTGGCACTTCTGGCTCGCGACCGTCGGCATCGTTTTCTACGCCGCGTCGATGTGGGTCGCGGGGATCATGCAGGGGCTGATGTGGCGCGAATATGGCGCCGACGGCTACCTCGTCTACAGCTTCGCCGAAAGCGTCGCGGCGATGCACCCGATGTATCTGATCCGCGCGGCGGGCGGGGCGATGTATCTCGCCGGCTTCGTCATCATGATCGTCAACGTCTGGGCGACGCTTGCCGGCCGGGTGCGCGCCGAAAAGCCGATGACCGAAACGCCCTACAGCGCCGCGGCGGACCGCCCGCTCGCGCCCGTGCCCGCCGAATAA
- a CDS encoding OmpW/AlkL family protein, with amino-acid sequence MKCRYFSLAALAVALAVPGQAAAKSGDIRFKLLATYVAPDGKIDDVKLDLIGLPAGTQTKADDNVVPTVAIEYFVADNISLETIAGVTQHDVVGRGGLAGAGLVSDANIVPATLTLKYHFGKEGGIQPYVGAGPSYFIFIDEKPGATAVALGATRQKMNDTLGFALQAGIDVPVNDRGLAVTFDAKRYFLRPTARWFAGPTEVLRTRHKLDPWVVSAGAAFRF; translated from the coding sequence ATGAAATGCCGATATTTCTCCCTCGCCGCCCTCGCGGTCGCGCTGGCCGTCCCGGGGCAGGCCGCTGCAAAGAGCGGCGACATCCGGTTCAAACTGCTCGCAACCTATGTGGCGCCCGATGGCAAGATTGACGATGTGAAGCTCGACCTGATCGGCCTGCCCGCAGGCACGCAGACCAAGGCCGACGACAATGTCGTCCCGACCGTCGCGATCGAATATTTCGTCGCCGACAATATCTCGCTCGAAACTATCGCGGGCGTGACTCAGCATGACGTCGTCGGCCGGGGCGGACTCGCCGGGGCGGGGCTGGTATCCGATGCGAATATCGTCCCGGCAACGCTGACGCTGAAATATCATTTCGGCAAGGAGGGCGGTATTCAGCCCTATGTCGGCGCCGGGCCCAGCTATTTCATCTTCATCGACGAGAAGCCCGGCGCGACCGCGGTGGCGCTCGGCGCGACGCGGCAGAAGATGAACGATACGCTCGGCTTTGCGCTTCAGGCGGGAATCGACGTGCCGGTCAACGACAGGGGGCTGGCGGTCACGTTCGACGCGAAGCGTTATTTCCTGCGCCCCACCGCGCGCTGGTTCGCCGGGCCGACCGAGGTGCTGCGCACCCGGCACAAGCTCGATCCCTGGGTCGTCAGCGCAGGGGCGGCCTTCCGCTTCTGA
- a CDS encoding Crp/Fnr family transcriptional regulator, producing MADCATCIVRNRAICASLNPAELAALGRMGRKQKVRAGQTLLWEGDGAPVVANVLEGVLKLVVSTADGREQIVGVVFPSDFIGRPFGKESPYSVTAMTDAEVCIFNRNNFDEFAGSHPDLQQKLLRRTLDELDRARHWMMLLGRKSASEKVASFLLEMSERLEGQGCGVGLNRGAFELPFGRQQIADILGLTIETTSRQLTKMRADGVLDLPSRREIVIHDRAAMEDMAG from the coding sequence GTGGCCGATTGTGCGACCTGTATTGTTCGAAACCGCGCCATCTGCGCGAGCCTGAACCCCGCGGAACTGGCCGCGCTGGGCAGGATGGGCCGCAAGCAGAAGGTGCGCGCGGGGCAGACGCTCCTGTGGGAGGGCGATGGCGCGCCAGTGGTCGCCAATGTGCTCGAAGGCGTGCTCAAGCTTGTCGTGTCGACCGCCGACGGGCGCGAGCAGATTGTCGGCGTCGTCTTTCCGTCCGATTTCATCGGCCGTCCGTTCGGCAAGGAAAGTCCCTACAGCGTCACCGCGATGACCGACGCCGAAGTCTGCATCTTCAACCGCAACAATTTCGACGAGTTTGCCGGTAGCCACCCCGATCTTCAGCAGAAATTGCTCCGCCGCACGCTCGACGAGCTCGACCGCGCGCGGCACTGGATGATGCTGCTCGGGCGCAAGTCGGCGTCGGAAAAGGTCGCGTCCTTCCTGCTCGAAATGTCCGAGCGGCTGGAGGGGCAGGGGTGCGGCGTCGGCCTGAACCGCGGCGCCTTCGAGCTGCCCTTCGGTCGCCAGCAGATCGCCGATATACTGGGACTGACGATCGAGACGACGAGCCGTCAGCTTACGAAAATGCGCGCCGACGGCGTGCTCGACCTCCCCTCGCGCCGCGAGATCGTCATCCACGATCGCGCGGCGATGGAGGATATGGCGGGATAA
- a CDS encoding universal stress protein: MKNILIHAADDMGMATRIESALTIGRRFGAHLSFLISSPYQQFIAADPFGGVYLAKEQLAQAQIADAELEKRLRAELEREDVPWDIAVADGAALSTMALAATLADLAIVSLGAADQRGRRASTIAADLALTVPIPVLALPAEASPIDLDAPMMVAWNGSPQAASALRAGVALMRDARAVTLVTVGDDDGRVAAEDALRYMSRHGVHGELRHEAKGMDAPEEVLVRVAGEIGAGLIVMGAFGRTRLRETLFGGVTRFMLDVAPAPLLLVH; encoded by the coding sequence ATGAAGAATATCCTGATTCATGCCGCCGACGACATGGGCATGGCAACGCGGATCGAAAGCGCGCTGACGATCGGCCGCCGCTTTGGCGCACACCTCAGCTTTCTGATCAGCTCGCCCTATCAGCAGTTTATCGCCGCCGATCCCTTTGGCGGCGTCTATCTGGCGAAGGAACAGCTGGCGCAGGCCCAGATCGCCGATGCCGAGCTGGAAAAACGGTTGCGCGCCGAACTCGAGCGCGAGGATGTGCCGTGGGACATCGCCGTGGCGGATGGCGCAGCGCTGTCGACGATGGCGCTTGCCGCGACGCTGGCCGATCTCGCCATCGTCTCGCTTGGCGCGGCCGATCAGCGGGGGCGGCGCGCATCGACCATCGCCGCCGACCTGGCGCTTACGGTGCCGATACCCGTCCTCGCGCTGCCCGCCGAGGCGTCGCCGATCGACCTCGATGCGCCGATGATGGTGGCGTGGAACGGCAGTCCGCAGGCGGCGAGCGCGCTGCGTGCGGGCGTGGCGCTGATGCGCGACGCCCGCGCCGTCACGCTGGTGACGGTCGGCGACGACGATGGCCGCGTCGCGGCGGAGGATGCGCTGCGCTATATGTCGCGGCACGGCGTCCATGGCGAACTGCGCCATGAGGCGAAGGGAATGGACGCGCCCGAAGAGGTGCTGGTGCGCGTGGCGGGCGAAATCGGCGCCGGGCTGATCGTCATGGGGGCCTTTGGCCGGACGCGGCTGCGCGAAACGCTGTTCGGCGGCGTGACGCGCTTCATGCTCGACGTGGCGCCCGCGCCGTTGCTGCTTGTGCACTAG